Proteins encoded together in one Mus musculus strain C57BL/6J chromosome 16, GRCm38.p6 C57BL/6J window:
- the Stfa3 gene encoding stefin-3, giving the protein MSQENLKIKGGLSEARPATPEIQMIADKVRPLLEEQTNEKYEKFEAVEYKSQVVAGQNLFIKIDVGNGCFLHMKVFRGLSGEDDLKLKGYQTNKTKTDELTSM; this is encoded by the exons ATGAGtcaagaaaacttaaaaataaagggaGGCCTGTCAGAGGCCAGACCTGCCACACCAGAAATCCAGATGATTGCTGACAAG GTCAGACCTCTGCTTGAAGAGCAAACCAATGAGAAATATGAAAAATTCGAGGCTGTCGAGTATAAATCTCAAGTCGTTGCTGGACAAAATTTGTTCATTAAG ATAGATGTAGGGAATGGTTGTTTCCTTCACATGAAAGTCTTCAGAGGCCTTTCTGGAGAAGATGATTTGAAACTTAAGGGTTACCAGACTAACAAAACCAAGACTGATGAGCTGACCTCCATGTAA